A genomic stretch from Dissulfurispira thermophila includes:
- the rsxC gene encoding electron transport complex subunit RsxC: MATATFKGGIHPPDKKELSKDKNILPTKPPKRVVIPLVQHIGAPCKLAVSVGQEVKKGDVVGTPEGFVSAPVHSSVSGKVIAIGDFPLATGRMVTSVVIENNNREEWTSLKDNPDYIKLSPDELKAKVRDAGIVGMGGAAFPAHVKLSPPKEKPVDVVILNGAECEPYLTADYRLMIERTQEVVEGLKILMKILGVNKGFIGIENNKPDAIEIMKNAVSGEPNIQVCELEVKYPQGAEKMLIKATIGREVPPRGLPMDVGVVVHNIGTAVAIYEAARYGKPLIERVVTVTGEGIKEPKNLMVKIGTLVSDLIEECGGFKSDAAKVISGGPMMGFAMYSLEVPVTKGTSGILVLPEEDIVHTDGFGPCIRCGRCIDICPMGLMPSMLSVLSEKGFYEETKDYNLFDCFECGSCTYVCPSKRPIVQLIRLAKSLVKP; this comes from the coding sequence ATGGCTACTGCAACATTTAAGGGAGGAATTCATCCACCTGATAAGAAGGAGCTTTCAAAAGATAAAAACATCTTACCCACAAAACCTCCAAAGAGAGTTGTTATTCCATTAGTCCAGCATATAGGAGCACCATGTAAATTAGCTGTAAGTGTTGGACAGGAGGTAAAAAAAGGGGATGTTGTAGGCACTCCTGAGGGATTTGTTTCTGCCCCTGTTCATTCATCCGTTTCCGGGAAGGTTATAGCTATCGGGGACTTCCCGCTTGCTACAGGAAGGATGGTTACATCTGTTGTGATCGAGAATAATAACAGAGAGGAGTGGACATCTTTAAAGGATAATCCTGATTATATAAAACTATCTCCTGATGAATTAAAGGCAAAGGTAAGAGATGCAGGAATAGTTGGAATGGGTGGGGCAGCATTTCCTGCCCATGTGAAATTGTCGCCTCCAAAGGAAAAACCTGTTGATGTGGTTATTCTCAATGGTGCTGAGTGCGAGCCGTATCTTACTGCTGATTACAGGCTTATGATAGAAAGGACGCAGGAGGTTGTTGAAGGCCTTAAAATATTGATGAAAATTCTTGGCGTTAACAAAGGCTTTATAGGAATAGAAAATAATAAGCCTGATGCAATAGAGATTATGAAAAATGCAGTCTCAGGAGAGCCGAATATTCAGGTATGTGAACTTGAAGTAAAGTATCCGCAGGGTGCAGAGAAGATGCTAATAAAAGCGACTATTGGACGGGAAGTTCCTCCGAGGGGGCTACCAATGGATGTGGGAGTTGTTGTGCATAATATTGGCACAGCAGTGGCAATTTATGAGGCAGCAAGGTATGGTAAACCACTTATTGAGAGGGTTGTTACAGTAACAGGTGAAGGAATAAAAGAGCCAAAGAATCTTATGGTTAAAATTGGTACACTCGTCTCTGATCTGATAGAGGAGTGTGGAGGATTTAAGTCTGATGCTGCAAAGGTAATATCAGGAGGGCCGATGATGGGCTTTGCAATGTATTCTCTTGAAGTGCCTGTAACTAAAGGCACATCAGGGATTCTTGTACTTCCTGAGGAGGATATTGTCCATACTGATGGTTTTGGCCCATGTATCAGGTGTGGAAGATGTATTGATATATGTCCTATGGGATTGATGCCGTCAATGCTTAGTGTACTGTCTGAAAAGGGCTTTTATGAAGAGACAAAAGATTATAATCTTTTTGATTGCTTCGAGTGCGGCTCTTGTACATATGTATGCCCATCAAAGAGACCGATTGTGCAGTTGATTAGACTTGCAAAATCACTGGTAAAACCATGA
- a CDS encoding ArsR/SmtB family transcription factor yields the protein MKKEKSIYELQAEICKILSSPKRIEIISALKDGEKTVTELVDILETPKANVSQHLAVMRLKGILKSRRDGVNIYYSIANPKVVQACALMRDVLNELLIERSRMADLVRKG from the coding sequence ATGAAAAAAGAAAAATCAATATATGAACTGCAGGCAGAAATCTGTAAGATTCTCTCCAGTCCTAAGAGGATAGAAATAATCAGTGCATTAAAGGATGGAGAAAAGACTGTTACAGAACTTGTAGATATTCTTGAGACACCAAAGGCTAATGTCTCTCAGCACCTTGCTGTTATGAGGCTAAAGGGGATACTGAAAAGCAGAAGAGATGGTGTGAATATCTATTACAGCATAGCCAACCCCAAAGTAGTTCAGGCATGTGCCTTGATGAGGGATGTCCTTAATGAGCTTTTAATAGAAAGAAGCAGGATGGCAGACCTCGTCAGAAAGGGATAG
- a CDS encoding protein-L-isoaspartate(D-aspartate) O-methyltransferase — MDEYKRLRDMMVDYQLIPRGIKDERVLAAMRKVPRHLFVPDFVRHSAYDDMALPIGDDQTISQPYMVAVMTELLELKGDEKILEIGTGSGYQAAILAELSREVYTIERIFTLAEEARKRLTTLGYENVCVIVGDGTKGFEEKSPFDRIIITAATPKIPEPLINQLKEGGIIVAPVGERFSQVLIKCKKEKGMLIEEYHTPCVFVPLIGEYGWKG, encoded by the coding sequence ATGGACGAGTATAAGCGACTCAGAGATATGATGGTTGACTATCAACTAATTCCGAGAGGAATAAAAGATGAACGCGTACTTGCTGCTATGAGGAAGGTTCCGCGTCATTTGTTTGTGCCTGATTTTGTAAGGCACAGTGCATATGATGATATGGCACTACCAATCGGAGATGATCAGACAATATCACAGCCATATATGGTTGCTGTAATGACAGAACTCCTGGAATTAAAGGGAGATGAAAAGATCCTGGAGATCGGGACAGGCTCAGGCTATCAGGCAGCGATATTGGCAGAACTATCAAGAGAGGTTTATACAATAGAAAGAATCTTTACCCTTGCAGAAGAGGCAAGAAAAAGACTGACAACGCTCGGATATGAAAATGTGTGTGTAATAGTTGGTGATGGCACAAAGGGCTTCGAGGAAAAGTCACCTTTTGATAGGATTATAATAACTGCTGCAACTCCTAAAATTCCTGAACCTTTAATAAATCAATTAAAAGAAGGAGGGATTATCGTAGCACCTGTTGGAGAGAGATTCTCTCAGGTATTGATAAAATGTAAGAAAGAAAAAGGGATGCTCATTGAGGAATACCATACTCCGTGTGTCTTTGTCCCACTTATTGGAGAATATGGATGGAAGGGGTAA
- a CDS encoding NAD(P)/FAD-dependent oxidoreductase yields the protein MKYDVIIVGAGPAGIFSALEIIGKAPELKILIVEKGKDIDKRQCPMDIQGVPCMSCPECDLVSGWGGAGAFSDGKLNLSPEIGGFLSRYIDINVLQSLIDYVDSIYVRFGAPEKLYGGDEKDILRIKDISAKNDLTFIPSKIRHIGTDRCRDVLKKMRDIVNGKIATMFNTDVQHILVEKKKAVGIKLKDGHEIFSDYVILAPGRASARWLETESRRLKLTLLKNPVDIGVRVEVPAPVLEPLTSITYEPKLIFYSKKFDDKVRTFCVNPYGEVVKEHIKDIWTVNGHSYAERKTNNTNFAILVSTFFTEPFDEPISYGTYIARLANFLGGGVIVQRLGDLLKGRRSTHERISKGIVEPTLKDATPGDLSFVLPYRYLSDIMEMLEAMDKIAPGINSRHTLLYGVEVKFYSMQIKLSNALETEIKNLFAIGDGAGVSRGLIHASASGVIAAGEILRRYGRV from the coding sequence ATGAAATACGATGTCATTATTGTTGGTGCCGGACCTGCTGGAATATTTTCTGCACTGGAGATTATAGGAAAGGCACCTGAACTGAAAATCCTTATTGTAGAGAAAGGAAAAGACATTGACAAAAGACAATGCCCAATGGATATACAGGGAGTACCGTGCATGTCATGCCCTGAGTGTGACCTTGTAAGCGGATGGGGTGGTGCAGGTGCATTTAGTGACGGAAAGCTCAACCTTTCGCCGGAGATAGGAGGATTTCTTTCGAGATATATAGACATAAACGTCTTACAATCATTAATAGATTATGTTGACAGCATATATGTAAGATTTGGTGCTCCTGAGAAGCTTTATGGGGGAGATGAAAAAGATATTTTGAGAATAAAAGACATCTCAGCAAAGAATGACCTTACATTCATTCCTTCAAAGATAAGGCATATAGGCACAGACAGATGCAGGGATGTGCTGAAGAAGATGAGAGACATTGTTAATGGAAAAATTGCGACAATGTTTAATACAGATGTTCAGCATATACTTGTAGAAAAGAAAAAAGCAGTTGGCATAAAACTTAAAGATGGACACGAGATATTTTCTGATTATGTTATCCTTGCACCCGGAAGGGCATCAGCCAGGTGGCTTGAAACAGAGTCCAGAAGGCTCAAACTGACACTGCTTAAGAACCCTGTGGATATTGGGGTAAGGGTTGAGGTGCCGGCTCCTGTGCTTGAGCCTCTTACGAGCATTACTTATGAGCCAAAGTTAATATTTTATTCAAAGAAATTTGATGACAAGGTAAGGACATTCTGTGTTAATCCATATGGAGAGGTAGTAAAAGAGCATATAAAGGATATATGGACTGTGAATGGTCACAGCTATGCAGAAAGAAAGACAAATAATACAAATTTTGCAATCCTTGTAAGCACATTTTTTACAGAGCCATTCGATGAACCAATATCATACGGCACTTATATTGCAAGGCTTGCTAATTTTCTTGGCGGAGGAGTCATTGTTCAGAGATTAGGTGATCTTTTAAAGGGAAGACGCTCAACCCATGAGAGGATATCAAAGGGAATAGTTGAGCCAACATTAAAAGATGCAACCCCGGGAGACTTAAGCTTTGTCCTTCCATATCGTTATCTCTCTGATATTATGGAAATGCTTGAGGCTATGGATAAAATTGCTCCAGGCATTAATTCTCGCCACACGCTCCTTTACGGGGTCGAAGTGAAATTTTATTCCATGCAAATTAAACTTTCAAATGCCCTTGAAACAGAGATAAAGAATTTATTTGCTATAGGTGATGGGGCAGGTGTTAGCAGAGGACTTATTCATGCATCGGCTTCAGGGGTAATAGCAGCAGGGGAAATATTAAGAAGATATGGACGAGTATAA
- the surE gene encoding 5'/3'-nucleotidase SurE yields MTPLILVTNDDGVHSPGIIALFKAMKEIGDAYIVAPDRERSAVGHALTLHRPLKVEELRENVFSVNGTPTDCVALAIHKILPKRPDLVASGINRGANLGDDITYSGTVSAAIEGTILSVPSFAISLVGDKPFHYETAASFAVEIGRYILDKSLPYDTLLNVNVPNAQKRDMINGIKITRQGKRVYDSAIQEIYSPWGDKHYWIGGGKPYWEHGEDMDIQAVLDNYVSVTPIHLDLTNYEALEYLKKIWKQS; encoded by the coding sequence ATGACCCCTCTTATTCTTGTTACAAACGATGACGGTGTCCATTCACCGGGAATAATTGCCCTTTTTAAGGCAATGAAGGAAATAGGCGATGCATATATTGTTGCACCTGACAGGGAAAGGAGTGCAGTAGGCCATGCGCTCACGCTCCACAGGCCGTTAAAAGTCGAGGAACTTCGTGAAAATGTCTTCAGTGTAAACGGCACACCAACTGATTGCGTTGCCCTTGCTATTCATAAGATATTGCCGAAAAGGCCTGACCTTGTTGCATCAGGAATAAATAGAGGTGCAAATCTCGGGGATGATATAACATACTCAGGTACTGTTTCTGCTGCAATAGAAGGGACTATTTTGAGTGTGCCATCATTTGCCATCTCTCTTGTAGGTGATAAACCATTTCATTATGAGACTGCTGCCTCTTTTGCTGTTGAAATTGGTAGATATATTCTTGATAAGTCTCTGCCATATGATACACTTCTTAATGTAAATGTTCCTAATGCACAGAAAAGGGATATGATTAATGGAATAAAGATTACAAGGCAGGGTAAAAGGGTGTATGACAGTGCTATACAAGAAATATATTCTCCGTGGGGTGATAAGCATTACTGGATTGGTGGTGGAAAGCCTTACTGGGAGCACGGAGAGGATATGGATATTCAGGCAGTGCTTGATAATTATGTCTCTGTAACGCCGATTCATCTTGATCTAACTAATTATGAGGCACTGGAGTATTTAAAAAAGATTTGGAAACAGTCATGA